A single window of Bombyx mori chromosome 17, ASM3026992v2 DNA harbors:
- the LOC134200486 gene encoding uncharacterized protein LOC134200486, which translates to MNVLLVILLNLLFLCGTNCVRNKYKRSRQWKLFGYNIDGVIYTSDSDFEHKRGSFTFKDELLEDHEKILIRKNLVPNHINYLFRTIIPIPRTRPAPATGVEFIHTTWSHCVHPQCVSRDFSYHPALECLPFHGVFRAL; encoded by the exons ATGAACGTGCTACTCGTAATATTGTTAAACCTACTATTCCTTTGTGGTACGAACTGCGTACGTAATAAATACAAGAGGTCGCGTCAATGGAAATTATTCGGCTACAACATTGACGGAGTTATAT ATACGAGTGATTCGGACTTTGAACACAAACGAGGTTCATTTACATTTAAAGATGAACTGCTGGAAGATCACGAAAAAATTTTGATTCGAAAGAACTTAGTTCCGAACCACATCAACTATCTCTTTCGTACAATAATACCTATTCCTAGGACAAGGCCTG cgcctgccaccggagtagagttcatccatactacctggagtcactgcgttcatccacagtgcgtttccagagatttttcGTACCATCCGGCCTTGGAATGCcttcccttccacggtgttttccgagcgctatga